In a genomic window of Prochlorococcus marinus subsp. marinus str. CCMP1375:
- a CDS encoding alpha/beta fold hydrolase gives MNPNVSSNNNPNWGKEYLWKWKNFSCHWRVLGKQNKKPLILLHGFGASSAHWRNNAQPLAQNGFKVYGLDLIGFGKSEQPGPEKIKKLDNRFWSRQVAAFLHEVVNTENNGKAILIGNSLGGLVAVTTAAFYPELVEAVIAAPLPDPALMNQQSKSLNPRWVLKVKNFLVQAFFKLFPLELLITLIIKTRLINIALQAAYVRSIKKDSDLKRIVIEPTQRKSAAVALRAMCIGMATREELITAPFLLNRINSNTNYPPVLLAWGRQDKFIPLLVGKRLVYKYPWLELIIIENTGHCPHDESPSDFNQYVLDWLRNNSGDHIQQT, from the coding sequence ATGAATCCAAATGTATCTTCTAACAACAATCCAAACTGGGGCAAAGAATATCTTTGGAAATGGAAAAATTTTTCTTGCCATTGGAGAGTATTAGGCAAGCAAAATAAAAAACCTCTGATTTTGCTTCATGGCTTTGGCGCCAGTAGTGCTCATTGGAGAAATAACGCTCAACCTTTAGCGCAAAATGGTTTTAAAGTATATGGTTTAGATCTCATTGGATTTGGCAAATCCGAACAGCCCGGCCCTGAAAAAATAAAGAAATTAGATAATAGATTTTGGTCCAGGCAAGTGGCAGCATTCCTTCATGAAGTAGTTAATACCGAAAATAATGGCAAAGCAATTCTTATAGGGAATTCTCTTGGAGGTCTTGTAGCAGTAACAACTGCAGCATTTTATCCAGAGCTTGTTGAAGCAGTAATAGCAGCGCCTTTGCCAGATCCAGCTTTAATGAATCAGCAGAGCAAGTCATTAAATCCAAGATGGGTCCTAAAAGTCAAAAACTTTCTGGTGCAAGCTTTTTTTAAATTATTTCCTTTAGAACTATTAATTACTTTAATAATAAAAACACGCCTTATTAATATTGCTCTTCAAGCTGCATATGTTCGTTCAATAAAGAAAGATTCGGATTTAAAAAGAATTGTTATTGAACCGACTCAAAGGAAGTCTGCAGCAGTTGCTCTCCGTGCAATGTGCATTGGAATGGCAACAAGGGAAGAACTTATTACTGCACCATTTTTGTTAAACCGCATAAATTCAAATACCAATTATCCACCCGTTCTCTTGGCTTGGGGGAGACAAGACAAGTTCATCCCTCTTTTAGTTGGAAAAAGATTAGTCTATAAATATCCTTGGCTAGAATTAATTATTATTGAGAACACTGGTCACTGTCCTCATGACGAATCTCCCAGCGACTTTAACCAATACGTTTTAGATTGGTTGAGAAATAATTCAGGAGATCATATACAACAAACATGA
- a CDS encoding (2Fe-2S) ferredoxin domain-containing protein: MSAQISHHLLLCGTSKKSLCCEADEGLKSWKKLKLVLQELNLEDPNRPEGIVLRSKVDCLRICSAGPILLIWPEGIWYHNVSADRIEPIVKGHVVEGTPIKEWVFKETPLNNSTNKLH; encoded by the coding sequence ATGAGTGCTCAAATAAGTCACCATTTATTGCTATGTGGAACTTCTAAGAAGTCATTATGTTGCGAAGCTGATGAAGGTCTCAAAAGCTGGAAAAAACTTAAACTTGTTTTACAAGAATTAAATCTTGAAGACCCTAACCGTCCAGAAGGAATTGTTTTGCGTAGCAAAGTAGACTGTTTGAGGATTTGCAGCGCAGGTCCAATACTTTTGATTTGGCCTGAAGGCATTTGGTATCACAACGTTTCTGCTGATCGCATAGAACCAATCGTCAAAGGCCATGTGGTAGAAGGAACCCCAATAAAAGAATGGGTCTTCAAAGAGACTCCTCTAAATAATTCAACTAACAAGCTTCATTAA
- a CDS encoding photosystem I assembly protein Ycf4 codes for MSADFKEASSPTDSSETLLEQIVKGSRKTSNYIVASMLAVGGIGFSLASLSSYFGIDLLPLGNPSTLIFVPQGLFMGFYGIAATFISVYLWALIKVDYGSGLNRFDKNKGVLSVSRKGLLKEILVEIPIDDIQAVKLEVREGFNPRRRITLRLQGRRDLPISEVGGPQPLLSLEQEGAEIARFLKVNLEGLSN; via the coding sequence ATGTCAGCTGATTTTAAGGAAGCATCAAGTCCTACTGATTCTTCAGAAACCCTTTTGGAACAGATTGTTAAAGGTTCCAGAAAAACCTCAAATTACATAGTTGCTTCAATGTTGGCAGTTGGAGGAATTGGCTTTTCTCTTGCTTCATTATCAAGTTATTTTGGTATTGACCTACTTCCTTTGGGTAACCCATCGACCTTGATATTTGTGCCTCAAGGATTGTTTATGGGTTTTTATGGCATAGCTGCAACCTTTATATCTGTTTATTTGTGGGCTTTGATAAAAGTTGATTATGGTTCAGGCTTAAATCGATTTGATAAGAACAAAGGTGTTTTGTCAGTTTCTAGAAAAGGACTTCTAAAAGAGATTTTAGTTGAAATCCCTATAGATGATATTCAGGCGGTAAAACTTGAAGTTCGTGAAGGTTTTAATCCTAGAAGAAGAATTACTTTGAGGCTTCAAGGGAGAAGGGATTTACCTATTAGTGAAGTTGGTGGACCGCAGCCCCTTTTATCTTTAGAACAAGAAGGTGCTGAAATAGCTCGGTTTCTTAAAGTTAACTTAGAAGGTTTGTCAAATTAG
- the trxB gene encoding thioredoxin-disulfide reductase yields the protein MSIENLVIIGSGPAGYTAAIYAARANLQPLLITGFERGGIPGGQLMTTTFVENFPGFPDGIMGPDLMDLLKAQAIRWGTKLLELDAEAIDLKQNPFRVKTANQSIAAQALIIATGARANKLGIPNENKFWTRGISACAICDGATPQFRNEELAVVGGGDSACEEAVYLTKYGSHVHLLIRSNQLKASKAMSDRVMANSQITVHWETELIDVEGKEWIETLKVKRRGTKQEETIKAKGLFYAIGHTPNADLLEGQLLINQNGYISTKSGRPETSIEGVFAAGDVADAEWRQGITAAGSGCKAALAAERWLSRNNLSTLIKRDSIEPAKTDKETEIAISTEQNFDATKTWQKGSYALRKLYHESSKPILVVYTSPNCGPCHVLKPQLKRVIQELKGTVQGIEIDIDIEQEIAKQAGVNGTPTVQLFHQKELKTQWRGVKQRSEFKEAITKVLSK from the coding sequence TTGTCTATAGAAAACCTTGTAATAATTGGATCAGGTCCTGCAGGATACACGGCAGCAATTTATGCAGCTAGAGCAAATCTTCAACCTTTATTAATTACCGGTTTTGAACGAGGAGGAATTCCTGGTGGTCAATTAATGACTACAACTTTTGTAGAGAATTTCCCAGGATTTCCTGATGGAATTATGGGTCCAGATTTAATGGATCTACTGAAAGCACAAGCAATTAGATGGGGAACCAAGCTTTTAGAATTAGATGCTGAAGCAATCGATCTAAAACAAAATCCATTTCGAGTTAAAACAGCTAATCAATCTATTGCTGCACAAGCATTGATAATTGCAACAGGAGCACGAGCAAATAAATTAGGTATCCCTAATGAGAATAAATTTTGGACTCGTGGTATTAGCGCATGTGCAATATGTGATGGGGCAACTCCTCAATTTCGCAATGAAGAATTAGCTGTAGTAGGCGGAGGTGATTCAGCATGTGAAGAAGCTGTTTATTTAACGAAGTATGGAAGTCACGTTCACCTACTGATTCGCTCAAATCAACTTAAAGCGAGCAAAGCCATGTCAGATAGAGTTATGGCAAACTCTCAAATAACAGTTCATTGGGAAACTGAATTAATTGACGTAGAAGGGAAAGAATGGATAGAAACCCTTAAAGTCAAACGTAGAGGAACAAAGCAAGAAGAAACAATAAAAGCAAAAGGTCTGTTCTATGCAATTGGTCATACTCCAAATGCTGATCTATTAGAAGGACAGCTCTTGATAAACCAAAATGGCTATATAAGCACTAAATCAGGCAGGCCAGAAACTTCTATAGAAGGAGTTTTTGCAGCAGGAGATGTTGCCGATGCAGAATGGAGACAAGGCATAACTGCTGCAGGAAGTGGATGCAAGGCAGCATTAGCCGCTGAGAGATGGCTTAGCAGAAACAATCTTTCAACGTTGATAAAAAGAGACTCAATAGAACCTGCAAAAACAGACAAAGAGACTGAGATAGCAATATCTACAGAACAAAATTTTGATGCAACCAAAACATGGCAGAAGGGAAGTTATGCCTTAAGAAAGCTTTATCATGAAAGCTCTAAACCAATTCTAGTAGTTTATACATCACCAAATTGCGGTCCATGCCACGTACTTAAACCTCAACTAAAAAGAGTTATTCAAGAACTAAAAGGAACTGTCCAAGGAATTGAAATAGATATAGATATTGAACAGGAAATTGCCAAACAAGCTGGCGTAAATGGAACTCCTACAGTTCAATTATTTCATCAAAAAGAACTGAAGACTCAATGGAGAGGAGTTAAACAAAGAAGTGAATTCAAAGAAGCTATAACAAAAGTTTTAAGCAAATAA
- the petM gene encoding cytochrome b6-f complex subunit PetM, producing MASEIFGTAAIFWVLIPAGLLGGALLLKLQGE from the coding sequence ATGGCTTCAGAGATTTTTGGCACAGCTGCAATTTTCTGGGTACTTATTCCTGCCGGCCTTTTGGGTGGGGCGCTACTCCTTAAACTTCAAGGGGAGTAA
- a CDS encoding NAD(P) transhydrogenase subunit alpha, translated as MSFLSEAFWVLLLGSLLGLELIGKVPPTLHTPLMSGANAISGITMLAALTLIIKAGSNIPLLVMGSISLGFALFNVVGGFLVTDRMLAMFSRKPSRK; from the coding sequence ATGTCTTTTTTGAGTGAGGCTTTTTGGGTTCTCTTATTAGGAAGTCTCCTTGGTCTCGAGCTGATTGGGAAAGTTCCTCCCACTTTGCATACGCCTTTAATGAGTGGAGCAAATGCAATATCAGGTATCACTATGTTGGCTGCGCTTACTTTGATAATTAAGGCAGGAAGCAATATTCCTCTATTGGTAATGGGCTCTATTTCTCTAGGATTTGCATTGTTCAATGTGGTTGGAGGCTTCCTTGTAACTGACAGGATGCTTGCAATGTTTAGTCGTAAACCCTCACGTAAATAA
- the infA gene encoding translation initiation factor IF-1 codes for MIETSGVIEKEQGNGFYLVTLEQPEGHQCLCRAAGKLTKFRIKLLAGDKVLVEISPYDLTRGRITYRERNAGAGGGRSGNRPGGNKPGGPRRR; via the coding sequence ATGATCGAAACCTCAGGAGTTATTGAAAAAGAACAAGGTAATGGCTTCTACTTAGTCACGCTTGAACAGCCAGAGGGCCATCAATGCTTGTGCAGAGCAGCAGGAAAACTTACTAAATTTCGTATTAAACTTCTAGCAGGAGACAAGGTCCTCGTTGAGATTAGCCCATATGATCTTACAAGAGGAAGGATAACTTATAGAGAAAGGAATGCAGGAGCAGGAGGCGGGAGATCAGGTAATAGGCCAGGAGGCAATAAGCCTGGGGGACCTCGAAGAAGATAA
- a CDS encoding peptidylprolyl isomerase has translation MIANFKEIRFFFLRNSLSALFLLCLFGCYKPEVKKNLDFCTRSEVKCIRENFKIKMLTNRGMVILEIYGKSAPLTAGNFITLASKGFYNGTSVNRVIKKPYPFIVQLGHKPYFDELNETNKIKNDSYINTKSINIKSIPLEIKVKGEELPRYNQIVMKNDDFKRIKLIHQRGSLAMARTQELESAKIQFYIALKNLPELDGRYSVFGKVLEGMEVIDSLKEGDVILNLNKLSN, from the coding sequence GTGATTGCTAATTTCAAAGAAATAAGGTTTTTCTTTCTTAGAAATTCCTTGTCGGCACTGTTTTTATTATGCCTTTTTGGTTGCTATAAGCCAGAAGTTAAAAAAAACCTTGATTTTTGTACTAGATCAGAAGTTAAGTGTATTAGGGAAAATTTTAAAATTAAAATGCTTACTAATAGAGGGATGGTTATTTTAGAGATTTATGGAAAATCGGCACCTTTAACAGCAGGCAACTTTATTACGTTGGCAAGTAAAGGATTTTATAATGGGACATCTGTTAATAGAGTTATCAAAAAGCCTTATCCTTTTATCGTTCAATTAGGACATAAGCCTTACTTTGATGAATTGAATGAAACTAATAAGATAAAAAATGATAGTTATATTAATACTAAGAGTATTAATATAAAATCAATTCCACTTGAGATAAAAGTCAAAGGCGAAGAATTACCAAGGTATAATCAGATTGTAATGAAAAATGATGATTTTAAGCGAATTAAGTTAATTCATCAAAGAGGTTCATTGGCTATGGCAAGAACTCAAGAGTTAGAATCTGCAAAAATTCAATTTTATATAGCATTAAAGAATTTGCCTGAGCTTGATGGAAGATATTCTGTTTTTGGAAAAGTTTTAGAAGGTATGGAAGTGATTGATTCTTTAAAAGAAGGTGATGTTATTTTAAACTTAAACAAGCTTAGTAATTAG
- a CDS encoding alpha/beta fold hydrolase gives MVKAEFHQKLLDELEIEPFKQRFPWFGGDLQTLRDTFIDENLYLYDNELVQIEIPSKWSKNPKKEHLIAFLNLPLKTLKVKGLILLLHGLGGSSRRRGLRRMTAALLDSGFAVLRLNLRGASPGRQFAAGTYAANCNSDIFPAIEKAREISCLLGSSGNTTNQALPVFGVGISLGGTILLNACLDFASLTGSMALDALACISTPLDLSECSASIERPRNSLYQTWLLNRLVQQTLEDPFGVTEIEREFLVQRNFWNIPVASSIKAFDAAITAPRWGFKSVDDYYRTASPLNRLLFNTLEKMPKTLLIHSLDDPWVPAESAKNLFENIQIRNLSSKLEILLTKKGGHNGFHGLNGCWGDEVVKSWLMKLVS, from the coding sequence GTGGTAAAGGCTGAATTTCATCAAAAGCTTCTTGATGAACTTGAAATAGAACCGTTTAAGCAGCGTTTCCCTTGGTTTGGTGGAGATCTTCAGACTCTTAGAGATACTTTCATTGATGAAAATTTATATCTTTATGATAATGAGCTTGTGCAAATAGAGATTCCTTCTAAATGGTCTAAAAATCCAAAGAAAGAACATTTAATAGCCTTTCTTAATCTTCCATTGAAAACTTTAAAAGTAAAAGGCTTGATTTTGCTACTTCATGGATTAGGTGGTTCAAGTCGCAGAAGAGGTCTTAGACGTATGACTGCTGCTTTATTGGATTCAGGCTTTGCTGTTTTGAGATTAAACCTTCGAGGTGCCTCCCCTGGTAGACAATTTGCAGCAGGAACATATGCAGCTAATTGTAATAGCGATATATTTCCGGCAATTGAGAAAGCTAGAGAAATTTCTTGCTTACTTGGGAGTAGTGGCAATACAACAAATCAGGCCCTACCAGTCTTTGGAGTAGGTATTTCGCTTGGGGGGACAATCTTATTGAACGCTTGCTTGGACTTTGCATCTCTAACAGGAAGTATGGCTTTAGATGCGTTGGCTTGTATTAGTACTCCATTAGACTTGTCTGAATGCAGTGCATCTATTGAGCGACCTCGTAATAGTCTTTATCAGACGTGGCTTCTTAATAGATTAGTTCAGCAGACTCTTGAAGATCCATTTGGAGTTACTGAAATAGAAAGAGAGTTTTTAGTTCAAAGAAATTTTTGGAATATTCCAGTCGCTTCTTCTATTAAGGCGTTTGATGCAGCTATTACAGCTCCTAGATGGGGCTTTAAAAGTGTTGATGACTATTACAGGACAGCATCACCATTGAATAGATTGCTTTTCAATACCCTTGAAAAGATGCCGAAGACTCTTCTAATTCATTCTCTTGATGATCCTTGGGTCCCTGCTGAATCTGCTAAAAATTTATTTGAAAATATTCAAATTAGAAACTTGTCTTCTAAATTAGAAATTTTATTAACGAAAAAAGGAGGCCACAATGGCTTTCATGGTTTAAATGGTTGCTGGGGCGATGAAGTTGTTAAAAGTTGGTTAATGAAGCTTGTTAGTTGA
- a CDS encoding NAD(P)(+) transhydrogenase (Re/Si-specific) subunit beta, with amino-acid sequence MNLSDVLKFSIDLLAVLLLALGIKGLSKVRSAREANRLAAVAMILATIGVLVDSYGNLGISIDAWIWIILGSAVGGLLGIFTAKKVAMTAMPETVALFNGCGGMSSLLVALAVALFPSTESTGELSNGFVEIISIVISVFVGSITFTGSIVAMAKLQGWLSTPGWMQSKIRHAVNIGFAVLALVSMVSLLMGGNSGLWLLVVGSGLLGIGVTMPIGGADMPVVISLLNSYSGVAAAAAGFVVGSQLLIVAGAMVGAAGLILTQVMCNGMNRSLVSVLFGGAIGGTPSSGSSGSGEYVNITSCSVEECALTLEAAEKVVIVPGYGLAVAQAQHTLREVTRALEGSGIQVTYAIHPVAGRMPGHMNVLLAEADVPYEQLKEMDVINPEFPATDVVLVLGANDVVNPQAKNDSSSPLYGMPVLDVQEARTVFVIKRGMSAGYSGIKNDLFDLANTSMVFGDAKKVLGDLLLELKELGISGKG; translated from the coding sequence ATGAATCTCTCAGATGTATTGAAATTTTCTATTGATCTTTTAGCTGTTCTGCTTTTAGCTTTAGGTATTAAAGGGCTCTCTAAAGTTCGTTCCGCACGTGAGGCAAATAGGCTAGCTGCTGTTGCAATGATCCTTGCGACAATTGGAGTCTTGGTTGATTCTTATGGGAATTTAGGAATATCAATAGACGCATGGATTTGGATAATTCTTGGATCAGCAGTAGGTGGTTTATTGGGAATCTTCACAGCTAAAAAAGTTGCTATGACGGCAATGCCCGAAACAGTTGCTTTATTTAATGGATGTGGAGGTATGTCCTCATTACTTGTTGCTTTGGCTGTAGCTCTTTTCCCTTCAACGGAATCTACTGGTGAATTAAGTAATGGGTTTGTGGAGATCATTTCAATAGTTATTTCAGTTTTTGTAGGGTCTATAACTTTTACTGGGTCAATAGTTGCTATGGCCAAGTTGCAAGGTTGGCTTTCTACTCCTGGATGGATGCAAAGTAAGATTCGACATGCTGTCAACATTGGGTTTGCAGTTCTTGCATTGGTATCAATGGTTTCTTTGCTAATGGGAGGGAATAGTGGCCTTTGGTTATTAGTTGTTGGCTCCGGACTTTTAGGGATAGGTGTCACTATGCCTATTGGTGGAGCTGATATGCCTGTAGTCATATCATTATTGAATAGCTACTCAGGTGTAGCAGCTGCAGCTGCTGGATTTGTTGTAGGAAGTCAATTATTAATAGTTGCCGGAGCAATGGTTGGAGCGGCTGGATTAATACTTACTCAAGTCATGTGCAATGGTATGAATAGATCTTTAGTTTCTGTCCTCTTTGGTGGAGCGATTGGAGGGACTCCCTCTTCAGGATCTAGTGGTTCTGGTGAATATGTAAATATCACTAGCTGTAGTGTTGAGGAGTGTGCGTTAACTCTTGAGGCTGCAGAAAAAGTTGTGATTGTTCCTGGCTATGGATTGGCTGTAGCGCAAGCTCAACATACACTTAGAGAAGTTACTAGGGCTCTAGAAGGGAGTGGGATTCAAGTTACTTATGCAATACATCCAGTCGCTGGTCGAATGCCTGGTCATATGAATGTTCTTCTTGCAGAAGCTGATGTTCCTTATGAACAACTCAAAGAAATGGATGTCATCAACCCTGAATTCCCTGCAACGGATGTTGTTTTAGTGCTAGGAGCTAATGATGTTGTAAACCCTCAAGCCAAAAATGATTCAAGCTCTCCTTTATATGGAATGCCAGTTCTTGATGTTCAAGAAGCTCGAACAGTTTTTGTAATTAAAAGAGGTATGAGTGCTGGATATTCAGGAATAAAAAACGATCTGTTTGATTTAGCCAATACTTCAATGGTTTTTGGTGATGCAAAGAAAGTTTTAGGTGATTTGTTATTGGAATTAAAGGAATTAGGTATTAGTGGTAAAGGCTGA
- a CDS encoding NmrA family NAD(P)-binding protein, whose translation MKVLIVGGTGTLGRQIAKKAIDAGFQVRCMVRRPRKASYLQEWGCELTQGDLLRQKDLEYSLNGVDALIDAATSRPDDPRSVYETDWEGKLNLYRACESIGVKRVVFLSLLAAEKFRNVPLMDIKFCTERYLLDSSLDFTILQGAAFMQGVIGQFAIPILDSQPVWISGNSSNIAYMNTEDMASFAIAALSRSQTIRGVYLVVGPRSWKSEEVIKICEGFSDKKAKVLRVSPALIRIAKTLVSFFQATTNVAERLEFADVSGSGIELNAPMEKTYKDFGLDISLTTSLDSYIKEYYEVILKRLREMEADLNREQRKKLPF comes from the coding sequence ATGAAGGTTTTAATTGTCGGCGGAACAGGCACACTTGGAAGGCAGATAGCCAAAAAGGCTATAGATGCTGGCTTTCAAGTTAGATGCATGGTCAGAAGACCTCGTAAAGCTTCTTATCTTCAAGAGTGGGGGTGCGAATTAACTCAAGGTGATTTGCTACGCCAAAAAGATCTTGAATATTCTTTAAATGGAGTTGATGCTCTGATAGATGCAGCTACAAGTAGGCCTGATGATCCTAGGAGTGTTTATGAAACAGATTGGGAAGGTAAATTAAACCTCTACAGAGCATGCGAATCTATTGGAGTTAAGAGAGTTGTTTTTCTTTCTTTATTGGCTGCAGAGAAATTTAGGAATGTACCCTTGATGGACATCAAGTTTTGTACTGAGAGATATCTTTTAGATTCTTCTTTGGATTTCACAATATTGCAAGGCGCGGCTTTTATGCAAGGCGTTATCGGTCAATTTGCTATTCCTATTCTTGATAGCCAGCCAGTATGGATAAGTGGTAATTCAAGCAATATTGCTTATATGAATACGGAAGATATGGCGTCTTTCGCTATTGCGGCTTTAAGTAGATCTCAAACAATTAGAGGTGTTTATCTAGTTGTAGGACCCAGATCTTGGAAGAGTGAAGAAGTTATAAAAATATGCGAAGGCTTTAGTGATAAGAAAGCAAAGGTTTTAAGAGTTTCTCCAGCTCTTATAAGAATCGCCAAAACTTTGGTTAGTTTTTTTCAGGCTACGACAAATGTAGCTGAACGACTTGAATTCGCAGATGTTAGTGGAAGCGGTATAGAGTTAAATGCACCAATGGAAAAAACCTATAAAGACTTCGGCTTAGATATTTCTTTGACGACATCTTTGGATTCATACATAAAAGAGTATTACGAGGTCATATTGAAGCGATTACGAGAGATGGAGGCAGATCTTAATAGGGAGCAAAGGAAGAAACTTCCCTTCTGA
- a CDS encoding Re/Si-specific NAD(P)(+) transhydrogenase subunit alpha gives MPRILIPIEVASGETRVAATPETVKKLRSIGFVVSIEKGAGSSAGFLDESYLNVGAGIFSEEDGDSLKEIDVVLCVNCPEVEFLKKLKPSALVIGLLAPYGNNSLATCLESAGLSALSLELLPRISRAQSADVLSSQANIAGYKSVLLGASALDRYFPMLMTAAGTVQPAKVVVLGAGVAGLQAIATAKRLGAVVYVSDIRQEVKEQVESLGARFIEPPEIAEERTEAGGYARQVSEAFLEAQKKQLLEQLSEADVAICTAQVPGKKAPRLIDEEMLDGMRPGSVVVDLAVSQGGNCAGTKPGEIIFRNGVKLIGASDLPCTVPNHASALYARNLLSLITPLIKQGELILNTDDELIDGSLISKDGVIRHAQLMNLGGSK, from the coding sequence TTGCCTAGAATTTTAATCCCAATTGAAGTTGCTTCAGGTGAAACTCGAGTTGCAGCAACACCTGAAACTGTTAAAAAGTTACGATCCATTGGATTTGTAGTATCTATAGAAAAGGGCGCAGGAAGTTCTGCAGGCTTTTTAGATGAAAGTTATTTGAATGTTGGTGCAGGAATCTTTTCTGAAGAAGATGGAGATTCTCTTAAAGAGATTGATGTTGTTCTATGTGTAAATTGTCCTGAGGTTGAATTTCTAAAAAAACTCAAGCCTAGTGCATTGGTCATTGGATTATTGGCACCATATGGAAACAACTCTCTAGCGACTTGTTTGGAATCAGCTGGCCTTTCGGCTTTATCTCTTGAGCTTTTACCAAGAATAAGCAGAGCCCAGTCTGCAGATGTACTCTCTTCTCAAGCTAATATTGCTGGCTACAAATCTGTCCTCTTAGGCGCAAGCGCTTTAGATAGATATTTCCCTATGCTAATGACAGCTGCTGGAACTGTTCAACCAGCGAAAGTGGTTGTATTAGGAGCAGGAGTAGCAGGTTTGCAAGCTATTGCAACGGCCAAAAGATTAGGAGCTGTGGTTTATGTAAGTGATATTCGTCAGGAGGTAAAGGAACAGGTTGAATCTTTGGGGGCAAGATTTATTGAACCACCAGAAATTGCTGAGGAGCGTACAGAGGCGGGTGGATATGCAAGACAGGTTTCAGAAGCTTTCCTCGAAGCTCAGAAGAAGCAACTTTTAGAACAATTGTCTGAGGCAGATGTGGCTATATGTACAGCGCAAGTGCCTGGAAAAAAAGCCCCTCGTTTAATTGACGAAGAGATGCTTGATGGAATGAGACCAGGTTCAGTAGTTGTTGATTTAGCTGTTTCTCAGGGAGGGAATTGTGCTGGAACTAAACCAGGAGAAATAATATTCAGGAATGGAGTCAAGCTTATAGGTGCGTCTGATTTGCCTTGTACAGTGCCTAATCATGCAAGTGCTTTATATGCAAGAAATTTGTTGTCTCTTATTACGCCCTTGATTAAGCAAGGGGAACTTATACTGAATACTGACGACGAATTAATTGATGGATCTTTGATAAGCAAAGATGGTGTTATTCGTCATGCTCAATTAATGAATTTAGGAGGATCTAAGTAA
- the ilvN gene encoding acetolactate synthase small subunit, with amino-acid sequence MKHTLSVLVEDQSGALSRISGLFARRGFNINSLAVGPAEAEGISRLTMVVEGDHQTLQQMTKQLDKLINVLKVVDLTTFPAVERELMLLKVSATNEKRTSILDLVQVFRAKVVDVSDDALTLEVVGDPGKLVALEKLLKPYGILEIARTGKVALERASGVNTEMLKSS; translated from the coding sequence ATGAAGCACACTCTTTCAGTACTAGTAGAGGATCAATCAGGTGCTCTTAGTCGAATATCAGGCCTATTTGCTCGCAGAGGATTCAACATCAACAGCCTTGCTGTTGGGCCTGCTGAGGCTGAAGGCATTTCTCGCTTAACAATGGTGGTTGAAGGAGATCATCAAACACTCCAACAGATGACAAAGCAGCTTGATAAATTAATCAATGTATTGAAAGTAGTTGATCTAACAACATTTCCTGCCGTAGAGAGAGAATTAATGCTTTTAAAGGTATCTGCAACGAATGAAAAAAGGACAAGCATTCTTGATTTAGTTCAAGTTTTTAGAGCAAAAGTTGTAGATGTATCAGACGATGCTCTTACATTAGAAGTTGTAGGAGATCCAGGGAAACTGGTAGCCCTAGAAAAGCTTTTGAAGCCTTATGGCATTCTTGAGATAGCAAGAACTGGAAAAGTTGCACTTGAAAGGGCCTCAGGTGTTAATACAGAGATGTTGAAATCTTCGTAG